The Roseovarius sp. EL26 genome has a window encoding:
- a CDS encoding site-specific tyrosine recombinase XerD — protein MSNNPNWISVFLESQAAEVGAAQNTLAAYARDLGNYSDWLNSRQLGMGMATQNDIEAYLIHCEAQGLAISTRARRLSAIKQLYRFAFEEGFRSENPAIRIRGPGKAKRLPKTLSEEQVDNLLVAARQCGRSTADKLRNTCLMELLYATGMRVTELVSLPVSSTRGDPNMLLVKGKGGKERMVPLSPPAREALAAWIGVRDENQEVARLKGKPVSAFLFPSSGKSGHLTRHRFYLLIKELSVAAGVPPTQVTPHTLRHAFATHLLANGADLRVIQTFLGHADVATTEIYTHVLEERLRDLVEGHHPLAVTARRKSDGSTSSDGQ, from the coding sequence CGCTGGCCGCCTATGCCCGCGATCTGGGAAATTACAGCGACTGGTTAAACAGCCGCCAGCTTGGCATGGGCATGGCCACGCAAAACGATATTGAGGCCTATCTGATCCATTGCGAAGCGCAAGGGCTGGCTATTTCCACTCGCGCGCGGCGCCTGTCGGCCATCAAACAACTATATCGCTTTGCTTTTGAGGAAGGGTTTCGATCAGAAAATCCTGCCATTCGCATTCGCGGCCCCGGCAAGGCAAAACGTCTACCCAAAACTCTGAGCGAGGAGCAGGTTGATAACCTTCTGGTCGCAGCACGCCAATGTGGCCGGTCAACCGCCGACAAACTGCGCAATACCTGCCTGATGGAGCTGCTATATGCCACGGGCATGCGAGTAACAGAGCTGGTCTCGCTGCCTGTGTCGTCAACACGTGGCGATCCCAACATGCTATTGGTCAAAGGTAAAGGCGGTAAAGAGCGTATGGTCCCACTGTCCCCTCCGGCCCGTGAGGCGTTGGCGGCATGGATCGGTGTAAGGGATGAAAACCAAGAAGTTGCGCGTCTTAAAGGCAAACCTGTTTCAGCATTTTTGTTCCCTTCTTCGGGAAAATCCGGCCATCTGACCCGGCATCGATTTTATCTTCTGATCAAGGAATTGTCAGTCGCAGCCGGTGTGCCTCCAACACAGGTCACACCGCACACCCTGCGCCATGCATTTGCCACGCATTTGCTGGCCAACGGTGCTGACCTCCGGGTAATCCAAACCTTTCTGGGCCATGCAGATGTCGCCACGACCGAGATCTATACCCATGTGTTAGAAGAGCGCCTGCGTGATCTGGTCGAGGGTCATCACCCACTGGCGGTTACCGCACGGCGTAAATCCGACGGAAGCACATCTTCGGACGGCCAATAA